The DNA region CATCTGTTGCAAAATTCGCGAAGAACCTGATTTTTTTACCAATGTTTATTAAGAAGTAAAGTCTGGGACAAAATTATTTTCTAGTTTTGATCCAGACTCTCTTTTTATAGAAAATAGGTTATAATGGGGAAAAACAAAAAGGAATTGAGAATAGCATGGTGTATCAGCGATTTAAACTTCCGCAGGCGTATTGTCCCAAGTGTTCTAGAAAAGTAGAATTGCTTTTTTCAGAAGAAAAGGATGAAGCTGGTCGATTTTATATTTGCTTTAAATGTCAGACGATCGGGCAATTCGGTGTAGGAGAATTGCCGAAGGATGATTATGCTGGATTTTCCGTTAAAAGAAAAGAAGAAATCAAGCAGCTGGTAGAGGAGATTTCGGACAAGTACATTTATAAGGCTAAAGGTAGTCAACTGCGTTTGGAAGAAAAAAGTAACACCTATACAAGACGTTGGTTAAGTCTATATGAATACGAAAAAGCATTTGGTGAAACACTTGGATTTGAAACAATTGATTTCAGAGAAGATAAAACAAGATGTAAGTGGTGCGCTCAAGCATTAGAAGGGCGACGTACCTCTTTTTGCTCAGATCGATGTAGCCGGAATTATGGAAAAGCAACCTTCTTCAAGCGGGGAATTTCAACACTCCCATATAGAATTGCAAGCCGAGATCGCTTTTATTGTCGAGTGACTGGAGAAGATCTCGCTGTAACGAATCGATTGGGTGTTAGGATACCTGCTAGCAATCAACAGATGGAAATTCATCATCTAGTGTTTGTAGCAGATGGCGGAAGCGACCACGAAACGAATTTATTGACTGTCTCAAAACAAGTCCATAAAGACTATCATAGTGGGGTTGATTATGCTGTTCAGGCAATTGAACAGATCAAACAAGTACAGTTGCAGATGTATCGGGAAAAAATGTATGTAAAATAAAAAGCAGGAGCCAAAGCACCTCCTTAGGAGAAAGATGCTTCTGTTCCTGTCGATTTATGGGGAAGAAGAGGAGATAAAACTAATTTTTTAGTTTTGTCCTGCTCTTCGATTTTTAAAAAATAGGATCAATAGTATCTACGGCGGTTATTTGAAGGACCTGAGATCATGCGAACTAGCCACACAGCGATTGCTACGGGAATCATGATCTTGATTGCAAACCACAATAAGCTTCCGACAATTCCTAGTACAATACTTAAAATAAAACTCCCTACGAAAAATAATCCGATGACCATTAAAATATTCATTATCATTGATTGTTGTCTCATTAGTAAAACCTCCATTTTTTTCTCTCGTTCTCTATGAATAAAGTATAGCAAGAATCTCAAGAGAAGGAATCCATCTTGGGTCTGATTTTCTCTCAGGCGCAAGGCGGGTGAACGCATAGCATTTGTCTAAAAGGATGTAAGATACAAGGAGTGGAATACATGTCAAAATCGAGGCTCGAAGCATTTACAGACGCAGTGATCGCTATCGTCATGACGATCTTAGTATTAGAGTTACACCAGCCAACAACAGATACTTTAGCTGGATTGGTTGGGATCGAGAAGAAGCTTTTTATCTATGTTGTCAGTTTTGTGATGCTGGCGATTTATTGGAATAATCATCATCATATGTTTCAACTAGTTCATAAAATCAATGGCAGAGTGCTGTGGGCAAATAACTTTTTCATTTTTACATTAACATTGGTGCCTTTTGCAACAGCCTGGGTCGGTGATTTCATTGACAGCTTAGTCCCACAATTGACCTATGGTATTGTGACGTTGATCGCCAATTGTGCCTATTTGATATTGACGAAAGAATTGATACGAGCAAACGGTAAAGAATCTACTTTAAGAGAGCTGTTCCAGCGCTATAATAAATCGTACATCACGATTTTTTTAAATCTCTTAGGATTGGCTCTTGGCTGGTTGATTCATCCATACTTTGTCTTGGTTTTAAATATTAGTAGCTTGATTATGTGGATCATTCCTGATCGCCGCATTGAAAATAAATACAAAGAATGAATAAATTGTAGAATTGATAAGAGTCTGATACAAAAGTATTTATTTCCAAAAGAGATACTTTTGTCTCGTCGTTTATTCGGATTAAGAGAGCGAAACAAAACGGATTTTTAGTTTTGTTCCGCTCTCTATTTTTGTTATAAAAAAAGTATATTCTCATTTTTTTAGACGTATTAAACATTTTATGAAAACAAAACAGGTGTATTTTAAGGTAAAATTAGAAATGATTGTGTAAAAAAGGACGTATTAAACATAGAATTAGAAAAATGGTAGGAGTAAGACGAAAATATCAATAACGACTACAACGTTTTCAGCAATTATCAGCATGTCAGTTTAGGATATTAAAAGAAAACAAGTAGATGATTGATCGTTGCAAATTCAAAATTCTGTTCCAAACCTTCACTGGTTATAAAAAGGAATGTTCATTATGAAGTAAGGAATTAGCAAAAAAAGGAGCCGTTAGTACATATGGAAAAAGGAATCCAGACAAATAAAACAACGGGAAATAAAAAAGTTTTTTTCCGAAAAGAAATAGAAGAAAGTAGACTTGGGGAAGAGCTTTATTCAGATGATGTTTTAAGCCAGTACTCTGTTTATTTATTAAGAAAGTTTGAGCTATCGGAGGATTATGATCAGCCAGAGCAATTTGAAGCACTTTTGACGGATTTACCAGAACAATTCAATCATGAATTTGAAGATAGTGTCGTTAAAAATCTATATGTTCGAGTAACACAAAAAGCTGTCTATATCACGTTGCTTTTAGCTCTAGCACATCCACTGAGCAAGCTGCAAATAAGTGATCTGCGGACATGGATCAGCGGTTTAGAAGTACCAGAACTAAGCCTAGAGCATACAACAGCATTTTCTGAAGCGGTACCGTTAGAAATGGTCAAGGGACTGCAGGAAACCAACAGTGAAGTACTACTTTTGACAGAAATGATGAATCAATTTAGCGACAATCTAAATGATATATACAAAGAAGTTCAGGAAGTCAAAAATAAGAAAACCCCTCCTGTAGTAAAAGTTATCCAAAGTAAAGTAGCTGCCAAAGAAGCACAGGAAGCTGCCAACGCGCAACAAATAAAGAGCTTGGAGCAGACACTGACTAAGTTAGTAGAGGAATTTTCAGTATTCAAAACAGAGGTAAATCAAAAGCTAGAATCTTTGCCTAAACCTAAAACACCGCCGAAATTTAAAATCATGTTTGGTTCATCTGAAGGTGAGTCCGGTCCAACGGTCGAAGAACGTTTAGAAGAGGCGCTCAAACGAATCGATTTATTAGGACAAAGACTAAATGACTCGGATCAAAAAGTATCGAAAATCGATCAGTCATTGGAAAAACAAAAGAAACATCCAAAATTAAGTTTTTCTACAGCAAAAAAAGTGGATCATGAACGAAATCAGTTAGCAGAAAAAGTTGCATCAACTAGTAACGAAGTGACAGCTATTGCCCATAAGCTCCAAAAAATAGATGATAAGTTGAGTACGATGGAGTCAAATGTTTTGAATGCCAAGCCAGATTCTGAAGCTTTGGCAAGGATCGAAAAAGATCATGGTCAAATACAAGAAACTGCTTCTGAAACAATCAAATTGAATCAAGTGATCGAGCAGTTGACTGCGAAACTTCAAGCAGTCGAATCTGAGCTAGTCAATGTAAGTAAAGAGAAAAGAAAGATTCCTCATGCTAAACTAACGAAAAGTGATCATGCTAAAAAAATGGCGGAACAGCATCAAAAGGATCAGGAACAATTAAAATCAAATGCCACTGAAATCAAACGATTGACTCAAACGGTTGGAAAAGTGGACGTTCAATTGATCAAGGCGCATCAGAAAATCGCAGAATTAGAGCAAAAAATCCGCCAAGCTCCACCTGTGATTGAAAAGGCACCAGTAAGAGTAGAAGTACCGTCAAAGCCGATCGACACAAGCACCAATAATACGTTTGTTGGCCCACCAGCTCCACCGAAAGCGTCAAATAGTTCAACTGCTAATAGAGGCTTTCCAACAAAAGAGTCTTTCTTACAAGCAAGTAGACCAAGACCGACAACCGATATGATCGAAGAACGCCCAACAGTCACACTGGCAATTGAGGAAATGCTGGATCGTGTGTCTGAAAAGCATCCGATCTCAGAATCTAGCAGATCTTGGACAGTCGCAGAAGGCTACGAACAAAGTAAAGAGAATTATCAGGATCAACAAGGACCTTCTCTACGTCGGTTGAAAAAACTAGAATGGGATATTCATACCTATTTCCAAAAAGGTCGAAGTGTAGGGCATAAGGGGATGATGGCGAAAGATGATTTTTACGCAAATATTCGCCAAATCGAAGTGCTGCCATATTTATGGGGAACAGTCTATGAAAAAGAGAAGAAGGATATTTTACTCGGTAATGAACTGAGCTGCCAACAACTGGTCGATGACTTGGCTGATTTTTTAGAAGAGGTCGAAGTTCTATCTAGAAAACGAAAAGTCATGGGTAAATGGATCTATTGTCCCAAAGAAGTTGAACAAAAAATGGAAGGCTATAAGCTTTTAAGTGAATATTTAGAGACGTATATTGCAAGACAAGAGAGCATATAAAATGAAAAAAATAGAGTGCGGGACAAAACTGATCTTTAGGTTTTATCCCGCATTTTTAAACATAATAGACAATTGCTCGAACCTGCTCGACTTTTATCTCAACCTCCCTCTTGGTCTATGTTTCGAGTTGCTCTAATTTCTTATAACGATTACTATTAAGAAAAGGGGGAGAGGACGATGACAGAATCTTCAACAGTATCGAAAGCTGCTCACACACAAAAGGATAAAAGTAAAAGTGCGCGTTTTAAAGAAATCATGCAGGTTTTTTTAGCTTATAATGTACTGGGAAATTTATCAAAACAAGAGAAGCCTGAAAAAGTTAGAGAAGCATTGGAAGCTTTAGGACCAACATTTATTAAAATCGGACAAATGCTATCTGTACGGACGGATATTCTTACACCCGCATATATTGATGAGCTGAAAAAATTACAAGATAATGTTAAAACAGATGATTTTTCTTTGGTAAAAGAAGTTATTGAAGCCGAGACAGGATTACCTCTGACCGATATTTTTACTAAATTTGAAGAGCAGCCGTTTGCCTCAGCATCTATGGGACAAACCCATAAGGCCATGTTGCCTGATGGTCGAATCGTAGCAGTGAAAGTACAGCACCCAGGAATCAAAGAAGCGATTACATTGGATTTATCTTTATTTGAAAAGGCACTGCCGTTGATCAAATACATCCCAGAAGCTAGTGTAGTCGATCCAAAAGAAATCTTTCTAGAAATCAAAACATCTCTTGAAAATGAGTTGGATTCGCTAAAAGAAGCAGCAAATGGGAAAGAATTTTATGAAAAGAACAACGGTTGGCAGATTGTTCGTTCACCGTTGATTTATGAGGAATACTCTACATCAAAAGTTTTGGTGATGGAATTTATGGAAGGAAAGAGTATCAAACGTTTTGTGAAGGATGAAGTAAATGAGACTGATGAGCAGCAGCAAGAGCATCAAAAAATGAAAAAGTATTTTGGTGATACGCTGGTCAAAAATTTTGTGAAGCAAGTTTTTGAGGATGGTTTTTTCCATGCAGATCCTCATCCAGGCAATATTTTTGTTCAGATGCTCCCATTCTCAGAAGAAGGAAAGAAAGAGTTTGCACAAGTGAAGAATCAGCATCTTGAAAAAAAGCTTGGTTCTAATCAGTTTATGTTTGAGTATACAAAAGACCAAGAGTTACCTCCGTATCGTCTAGTCTTCTTGGATTTTGGCATGATGGGCAGACTGGATAAAGAGATGATCCATAAATTGACTGCAGTGATGGATAGCTTATATGGAAATAACGCTAAGGTAATCGGTCAGGCAATTTTGCGATTATGTAAACAAGTCGGACCGATGGATGAAGAAGTATTTTTCGAACAATTAACACCACTTTTAGAGGATAATTATGGTGTTAGTATTGGCGATATCAATTTACAAACGTTATTTTTTCAAATCATAGCGATCTGTCATCAAAATAATTTACAGGTCCCACAGGAAGTAACCATGCTAGTCAAAGCAGTGGCAACTTTTGAAGGAATGATTCGCGAGCTGGATCCTGAAATTTCATTAGTGGAAATCGCAACGCCATTTGCTAAAAAATATTTTACTGAAAAAATCGATTGGTCATTTGAATTGAAGCGAGCAGGATTAGATCTGCTTTATTCAGCTAAAGCTGCTCCGAAAATCC from Enterococcus sp. 9D6_DIV0238 includes:
- a CDS encoding HNH endonuclease; protein product: MVYQRFKLPQAYCPKCSRKVELLFSEEKDEAGRFYICFKCQTIGQFGVGELPKDDYAGFSVKRKEEIKQLVEEISDKYIYKAKGSQLRLEEKSNTYTRRWLSLYEYEKAFGETLGFETIDFREDKTRCKWCAQALEGRRTSFCSDRCSRNYGKATFFKRGISTLPYRIASRDRFYCRVTGEDLAVTNRLGVRIPASNQQMEIHHLVFVADGGSDHETNLLTVSKQVHKDYHSGVDYAVQAIEQIKQVQLQMYREKMYVK
- a CDS encoding TMEM175 family protein, producing MSKSRLEAFTDAVIAIVMTILVLELHQPTTDTLAGLVGIEKKLFIYVVSFVMLAIYWNNHHHMFQLVHKINGRVLWANNFFIFTLTLVPFATAWVGDFIDSLVPQLTYGIVTLIANCAYLILTKELIRANGKESTLRELFQRYNKSYITIFLNLLGLALGWLIHPYFVLVLNISSLIMWIIPDRRIENKYKE
- a CDS encoding ABC1 kinase family protein — translated: MTESSTVSKAAHTQKDKSKSARFKEIMQVFLAYNVLGNLSKQEKPEKVREALEALGPTFIKIGQMLSVRTDILTPAYIDELKKLQDNVKTDDFSLVKEVIEAETGLPLTDIFTKFEEQPFASASMGQTHKAMLPDGRIVAVKVQHPGIKEAITLDLSLFEKALPLIKYIPEASVVDPKEIFLEIKTSLENELDSLKEAANGKEFYEKNNGWQIVRSPLIYEEYSTSKVLVMEFMEGKSIKRFVKDEVNETDEQQQEHQKMKKYFGDTLVKNFVKQVFEDGFFHADPHPGNIFVQMLPFSEEGKKEFAQVKNQHLEKKLGSNQFMFEYTKDQELPPYRLVFLDFGMMGRLDKEMIHKLTAVMDSLYGNNAKVIGQAILRLCKQVGPMDEEVFFEQLTPLLEDNYGVSIGDINLQTLFFQIIAICHQNNLQVPQEVTMLVKAVATFEGMIRELDPEISLVEIATPFAKKYFTEKIDWSFELKRAGLDLLYSAKAAPKIPSRTLDVLDDFAKGKTKINLELKKQNELLDRIEGMINRLVIGLILAALIIGSSMLVEFNQSVTSNFVSILGMIGYGIALFAILFLAVDILRKRKKK